The following proteins are encoded in a genomic region of Arthrobacter jiangjiafuii:
- a CDS encoding PspA/IM30 family protein has protein sequence MVKQSIFGRITQLAKANINAILDQAEDPQKMLDQMVRDYSNNIAEAESAVAQTIGNLRMLQDDYNEDIQNARNWGNKALAASRKADEFRAAGNTADAQKFDNLAKVAIQRQMASENEAKGAEPTIASQEEIVERLKTGLDQMKGKLNQLQSKRDELIARARNAHAQTQMHEAMKSIDVMDSTSEVGRFEEKIRREEARVRGANELAASSLDAQFESLEDLGEQTEVEARLAALKSAGSGQSAIGQN, from the coding sequence GTGGTAAAGCAGTCAATCTTTGGACGTATCACCCAGCTGGCCAAGGCCAACATCAACGCCATCCTCGACCAGGCCGAGGACCCGCAGAAGATGCTGGACCAGATGGTCCGGGACTACAGCAACAACATCGCTGAGGCCGAAAGCGCCGTCGCCCAGACCATTGGCAACCTGCGCATGCTGCAGGATGACTACAACGAGGACATCCAGAACGCGCGAAACTGGGGCAACAAGGCGCTGGCCGCTTCCCGGAAGGCCGACGAATTCCGTGCCGCCGGCAACACCGCTGACGCACAGAAGTTCGACAACCTTGCCAAGGTGGCCATCCAGCGGCAGATGGCATCGGAGAACGAAGCCAAGGGTGCCGAGCCGACCATCGCCTCGCAGGAAGAAATCGTGGAACGGCTCAAGACCGGCCTGGACCAGATGAAGGGCAAGCTGAACCAGCTGCAGAGCAAGCGCGACGAACTGATTGCCCGTGCCCGCAACGCGCACGCGCAGACCCAGATGCACGAGGCCATGAAGAGCATCGACGTCATGGACTCCACCTCCGAGGTGGGACGTTTCGAAGAGAAGATCCGCCGCGAGGAAGCCAGGGTGCGTGGAGCCAACGAACTTGCGGCCTCCAGCCTGGACGCCCAGTTCGAGAGCCTGGAAGACCTGGGCGAGCAGACCGAGGTCGAGGCCCGTCTGGCCGCCCTGAAGAGCGCCGGATCCGGACAGTCTGCAATCGGCCAGAACTAG
- a CDS encoding DUF6328 family protein: MGRRAVPADNGKDHTPAEPAGSTVERRETALERTDRNWNDLLQELRVLQTGIQILTGFLLTLPFQPRFQELTPVQVLVYLSLVLMSVLITALLMATVVMHRTFFQQRIKSELVRSSDVLLRITIVLVGLILVGTLGLIFDLVLGSGVGLIAAGTFTIVLVLLWAVLPRHIRTRALRRRNG, encoded by the coding sequence ATGGGCAGACGCGCAGTGCCTGCAGATAACGGCAAGGACCACACACCGGCTGAACCGGCCGGTTCGACAGTGGAGCGCAGGGAAACCGCACTGGAGAGAACCGACCGCAACTGGAACGACCTGCTGCAGGAGCTGCGGGTGCTTCAGACCGGCATCCAGATCCTCACCGGCTTCCTGCTCACCCTTCCCTTCCAGCCCCGGTTCCAGGAACTTACCCCGGTGCAGGTCCTGGTGTACCTCAGCCTGGTTCTCATGTCGGTGCTGATTACCGCCCTGCTGATGGCGACGGTGGTGATGCACCGGACATTTTTCCAACAACGGATCAAATCCGAGCTGGTGCGCAGCAGCGATGTGCTGCTGCGCATCACCATTGTCCTGGTCGGCCTGATCCTGGTCGGGACGCTGGGGCTGATCTTCGACTTGGTGCTGGGGTCCGGCGTCGGACTCATTGCGGCAGGCACCTTCACCATCGTCCTGGTGCTGTTGTGGGCGGTCCTGCCACGCCACATCCGCACGCGGGCACTGCGCCGTCGAAACGGCTAG
- a CDS encoding UPF0182 family protein — translation MTSGPNGPFSRPTPRTGTRQGNRRGPSPLIATLIVVAVLVVGFVYFSQVYADILWYNQLGYLEVFVKENLTRIAMFAAAFIVMAGCVFASIRAAYVSRPVYAPDSALQDNLNRYQAQLEPVRKLLMIGIPVVVGGFAGTAAMSMWQQALLFFNRREFGQTDPEFGLDFSFYLNTLPFLGFIVGFLISVVVISGIAGLLTHYLYGGIRLEEKGIFTSRQARIHIAVIAAAFLLLQAANFWLDRFDTLLSTSGTWTGALYTDVEAVIPTKTILTVASVIVALLFIVSAFIGRWRLPIIGTAMLIITAIVAGGVYPWIVQQYQVKPSELSKESPYIQRNIELTREAYGLDETEVIDYKATVEANARALEKDSGTTSNIRLLDPNVVSPAFSQLQQFRQYYQFPETLNVDRYEIDGEVQDTVIAVRELNTEGVPSGWVNEHILYTHGYGVVAARGSTVQADGKPSFMESEIPSTGVLGTYEPRIYFGESSPDYSVVGAPDGSAPQEIDRPQTGESDTESQTTFDGEGGPSVGNLFNQLVYAIKFQSTELLLSDAINPESQILYDRDPRERVEKVAPYLTVDGNAYPAVVDGRVKWIVDGYTTSKYFPYSTQQELQAATTDSLTTGAAALPADKVNYIRNAVKATVDAYDGSVTLYAWDDEDPLLQSWQSVFPSTLKPYSEMSADLMAHVRYPEDQFKVQRELMGKYHVTNADSFYKNDDAWSVPNDPTVANSDVKQPPYYLSLQMPGQDETAFSLTTPFIPFVSPNGEARNVLYGFLSAEADAGTGEAGVKSEDYGKLRLLSLPTDTVVPGPGQAQNRFNSDPTVSNALNLLRQGASEVINGNLLSLPVGGGMLYVQPVYVQSSGDASYPTLQRVLVNFGEKVGFAPTLDEALNQVFGGDSGAITGDSENVGQTPGTGTGEVPGNTTAEADLAAALDDAGAAIQEGQSALAANDFAAYGAAQDKLNQAIQRAIAAQEAMEAAAGKTDGGTTGATEGATPAPTEGG, via the coding sequence GTGACTTCCGGACCAAACGGCCCATTCTCCCGACCAACCCCGCGTACGGGCACCCGCCAGGGCAACAGGCGCGGCCCCAGCCCCCTGATTGCCACCCTGATCGTGGTGGCCGTACTGGTGGTGGGCTTCGTCTACTTCTCCCAGGTGTACGCCGATATCCTCTGGTACAACCAGCTGGGCTACCTCGAGGTCTTCGTCAAGGAAAACCTGACGCGGATCGCCATGTTCGCCGCTGCATTCATCGTGATGGCCGGCTGCGTCTTCGCCAGCATCCGCGCGGCCTATGTCTCCCGCCCGGTCTATGCTCCGGACAGCGCCCTGCAGGATAACCTGAACCGCTACCAGGCCCAGCTGGAGCCGGTCCGCAAGCTCCTGATGATCGGCATCCCCGTCGTCGTCGGCGGCTTTGCCGGCACTGCAGCCATGTCCATGTGGCAGCAGGCGCTGTTGTTCTTCAACCGCCGGGAGTTCGGCCAGACCGATCCCGAATTCGGCCTGGACTTCAGCTTTTACCTCAACACGCTGCCGTTCCTGGGCTTCATCGTGGGCTTCCTGATCAGCGTCGTCGTCATTTCCGGTATTGCCGGCCTGCTCACCCATTACCTGTACGGCGGCATCCGCCTCGAGGAAAAGGGCATCTTCACCTCCCGGCAGGCACGCATCCACATTGCCGTGATCGCCGCGGCCTTCCTGCTCCTGCAGGCTGCCAACTTCTGGCTGGACCGCTTCGATACCCTGTTGAGCACCTCCGGCACCTGGACCGGCGCCCTGTACACGGACGTTGAAGCGGTCATCCCCACTAAGACCATTCTCACCGTTGCCTCGGTGATCGTGGCCCTGCTGTTCATCGTTTCCGCGTTTATCGGCCGGTGGCGCCTGCCGATCATCGGTACCGCCATGCTGATCATCACCGCCATTGTGGCCGGCGGCGTGTATCCCTGGATCGTCCAGCAGTACCAGGTCAAGCCCTCGGAGCTGAGCAAGGAATCCCCTTACATCCAGCGCAACATCGAGCTGACCCGTGAGGCCTATGGCCTGGACGAGACCGAGGTCATCGATTACAAGGCCACCGTTGAAGCCAACGCGCGGGCCCTGGAGAAAGACTCAGGCACCACGTCCAACATCCGCCTGCTGGATCCGAACGTGGTTTCCCCGGCCTTCTCGCAGCTGCAGCAGTTCCGCCAGTACTACCAGTTCCCGGAAACCCTGAATGTTGACCGCTACGAAATCGACGGCGAGGTCCAGGACACCGTGATTGCGGTGCGTGAACTGAACACCGAAGGAGTCCCCTCCGGCTGGGTCAACGAGCACATCCTGTACACGCACGGCTACGGTGTGGTTGCGGCCCGCGGCTCCACGGTCCAGGCCGACGGCAAGCCCAGCTTCATGGAATCCGAGATTCCGTCCACCGGTGTGCTTGGCACCTACGAGCCGCGCATCTACTTTGGCGAGTCCTCGCCCGATTACTCGGTGGTGGGAGCACCCGATGGATCGGCGCCCCAGGAGATCGACCGTCCGCAGACCGGCGAATCCGATACCGAGTCCCAGACCACGTTCGACGGCGAGGGCGGCCCCAGCGTGGGCAACCTGTTCAACCAGCTGGTCTACGCCATCAAGTTCCAGTCCACCGAACTGCTCCTCTCGGATGCCATCAATCCCGAGTCCCAGATCCTCTACGACCGTGATCCGCGCGAACGCGTGGAGAAGGTCGCCCCGTACCTGACCGTGGACGGCAATGCCTACCCCGCAGTCGTGGACGGCCGGGTGAAGTGGATCGTGGATGGCTACACGACCAGCAAGTACTTCCCGTACTCCACCCAGCAGGAACTGCAGGCGGCCACCACCGACTCCCTGACCACCGGCGCGGCAGCGCTGCCGGCGGATAAGGTCAACTACATCCGCAACGCGGTCAAGGCCACCGTGGATGCCTACGACGGCTCCGTGACCCTGTACGCCTGGGATGACGAGGACCCGCTGCTGCAGTCCTGGCAGAGTGTCTTCCCGTCCACGCTGAAGCCGTACAGCGAGATGTCCGCGGACCTGATGGCGCACGTACGCTACCCGGAGGATCAGTTCAAGGTCCAGCGCGAGCTCATGGGCAAGTACCACGTCACCAACGCCGATTCGTTCTACAAGAACGACGACGCGTGGAGCGTTCCGAACGACCCGACGGTGGCGAACTCCGATGTGAAGCAGCCGCCGTACTATCTGTCCCTGCAGATGCCGGGCCAGGACGAGACAGCCTTCTCACTCACCACGCCGTTCATTCCCTTCGTTTCCCCCAACGGCGAGGCCCGTAACGTGCTGTACGGGTTCCTGTCCGCCGAGGCGGATGCGGGAACCGGCGAGGCCGGTGTCAAGAGCGAGGACTACGGCAAGCTCCGGCTGCTGTCGCTGCCGACTGACACCGTGGTTCCGGGGCCGGGCCAGGCCCAGAACCGGTTCAACTCCGACCCGACGGTCTCCAATGCGCTGAACCTGCTGCGCCAGGGTGCCTCCGAGGTTATCAACGGCAACCTGCTGTCCCTGCCCGTGGGCGGCGGCATGCTCTATGTCCAGCCGGTCTACGTGCAGTCCTCCGGCGACGCGTCGTACCCGACGCTGCAGCGCGTGCTGGTCAACTTCGGTGAGAAGGTGGGCTTCGCTCCCACCCTCGACGAAGCGCTGAACCAGGTCTTCGGCGGAGACTCCGGTGCCATTACCGGCGACTCCGAGAATGTCGGGCAGACGCCGGGCACCGGAACCGGAGAGGTTCCGGGCAACACCACAGCCGAAGCCGATCTGGCCGCCGCGCTGGACGACGCCGGTGCCGCCATCCAGGAGGGGCAATCCGCACTGGCCGCGAACGACTTCGCAGCCTATGGTGCAGCCCAGGACAAGCTCAACCAGGCCATCCAGCGCGCCATTGCGGCGCAGGAAGCCATGGAAGCTGCTGCCGGAAAGACCGACGGCGGAACCACCGGTGCCACGGAGGGTGCGACTCCCGCACCGACCGAGGGCGGCTAA
- a CDS encoding PDZ domain-containing protein, translating into MSPAPFREAAPYRADPRSRAMTVCAALALGLGAAALFLPAPYVVESPGPTFNTVGTVKNDSGGETPLIEIEGRTSYPTNGELDLTTVYVAGGPGSNMGFLEAVGAWLDPQDAVVPEEFVYPRGTTGEDVDEQNAAAMTSSQEAAVAAALRELDIPFTEELSVAELVEGSPAAGSLQAGDALVRVDGTDIDGIDTLRTQLQDSAGEPVEVGFRRDGVEQSASITPEQGENGNYQLGIFLATSFEFPFEVTIALDNVGGPSAGMMFALGIVDRLTPEQLTGGKHFAGTGTIDSAGNIGAIGGIQQKMVGASDAGAQFFLAPADNCGEVVGNIPDGLGVVRVATLDEARSAVQALASGTNPADLPQCAAG; encoded by the coding sequence GTGTCACCCGCCCCCTTCCGGGAAGCTGCTCCGTACCGGGCCGACCCGCGCTCCCGTGCAATGACGGTCTGCGCGGCGCTGGCCCTGGGTCTGGGCGCCGCCGCCCTGTTCCTGCCGGCACCGTATGTGGTGGAGTCCCCGGGCCCCACCTTCAATACGGTGGGTACCGTGAAAAACGACTCCGGCGGGGAAACGCCGCTCATCGAGATCGAAGGCCGCACCAGCTATCCCACAAACGGGGAACTGGATTTGACCACTGTCTATGTGGCCGGCGGCCCCGGCTCCAACATGGGCTTCCTGGAAGCCGTCGGCGCCTGGCTGGACCCCCAGGACGCCGTCGTTCCCGAGGAGTTCGTCTATCCGCGTGGCACTACGGGGGAGGACGTGGACGAACAGAACGCCGCAGCGATGACCTCCTCGCAGGAAGCTGCCGTCGCCGCGGCGCTGCGCGAGCTGGACATCCCCTTCACCGAGGAGCTCTCCGTAGCCGAACTGGTGGAGGGGTCCCCCGCCGCCGGCAGCCTGCAGGCAGGAGACGCCCTGGTCCGGGTGGACGGCACGGACATTGACGGGATCGATACCCTGCGCACGCAGCTGCAGGACAGCGCGGGCGAGCCCGTCGAGGTCGGGTTCCGGCGCGACGGCGTGGAGCAGTCGGCGTCGATCACCCCGGAGCAGGGGGAAAACGGCAACTATCAGCTGGGGATTTTCCTGGCCACCAGTTTCGAGTTTCCCTTTGAGGTGACCATTGCCCTGGACAATGTCGGCGGTCCGTCCGCGGGCATGATGTTCGCCCTGGGCATCGTGGACCGGCTGACCCCGGAGCAGCTGACCGGCGGAAAGCACTTCGCCGGCACGGGCACCATCGACTCGGCCGGGAACATCGGTGCGATCGGCGGGATCCAGCAGAAGATGGTGGGCGCCTCCGACGCCGGTGCGCAGTTCTTCCTGGCCCCGGCGGACAACTGCGGGGAGGTCGTGGGGAACATCCCCGACGGACTCGGCGTCGTCCGGGTTGCCACGCTGGATGAGGCACGCAGCGCGGTTCAGGCGCTCGCATCCGGCACCAATCCGGCGGACCTGCCGCAGTGCGCGGCGGGCTAG
- a CDS encoding zinc-dependent metalloprotease has product MSSNPSDSGDNPQDPLSEMLAKLFGGAGAGGMDPQELAKAAGLPSDPNAMAMMMQQVQAMFTASSEGPVNWQLAKDNARRVAATDSDPSVQPAQSREVDEALRLAQLWLDPVTDFATTSALGKAWSRAEWVEATMDSWKRLTEPVAVSISQALSNAITTQLPEEMKAMMGGASSMLANMGGAMFGIQLGQAVGALSKEVVSSTDIGLPLAGGTMALLPANVAKFGEGLDIPEAEIRLYLAVREAAHASLFANAPWLSSHLFGTIESYARGIHIDVSKIEEVARDLDPSNPESIQEALSGGVFQPERTPAQSAALERLETALALVEGWVDEVTAAATVNLPSAGALREMIRRRRASGGPAEHTFSSLVGLELRPRRLRDAAALWSQLREERGIEGRDAVWEHPDLMPTSKDLDDPKGFSKRRELLEASDSDVDAALTRLLNGDFDTPEPDADSSDSSDNSDSSDTTPGEGNDPGDNGKDDDGDAPEGGRPQA; this is encoded by the coding sequence ATGAGCTCCAACCCTTCCGACTCCGGGGACAACCCCCAGGATCCGCTCTCCGAGATGCTCGCCAAGCTCTTCGGCGGAGCAGGCGCGGGCGGTATGGATCCGCAGGAACTGGCCAAGGCAGCAGGACTGCCCTCGGACCCCAACGCCATGGCGATGATGATGCAGCAGGTTCAGGCCATGTTCACCGCTTCCTCCGAGGGCCCGGTCAACTGGCAGCTGGCCAAGGACAACGCCCGCCGGGTCGCCGCCACCGACAGTGATCCCTCCGTGCAGCCGGCGCAGAGCCGGGAAGTGGACGAAGCGCTGCGCCTGGCCCAGCTGTGGCTCGATCCGGTGACCGACTTTGCCACGACATCAGCGCTGGGCAAGGCCTGGAGCCGGGCGGAATGGGTAGAGGCCACCATGGACTCCTGGAAGCGGTTGACCGAGCCGGTGGCCGTGAGCATCTCCCAGGCACTCTCCAACGCCATCACGACCCAGCTGCCCGAGGAAATGAAGGCGATGATGGGTGGCGCCTCGTCCATGCTGGCCAACATGGGTGGTGCCATGTTCGGCATCCAGCTGGGCCAGGCCGTCGGCGCCCTGTCCAAGGAAGTAGTCAGCTCCACCGACATCGGCCTTCCGCTGGCCGGCGGAACCATGGCGCTGCTCCCGGCGAACGTTGCCAAATTCGGTGAGGGCCTGGACATCCCCGAGGCTGAGATCCGCCTCTACCTGGCTGTCCGCGAAGCAGCCCACGCCAGCCTGTTCGCGAATGCCCCGTGGCTGTCCTCGCACCTTTTCGGCACCATCGAAAGTTATGCCCGCGGCATCCACATCGATGTATCCAAGATCGAGGAAGTCGCCCGGGACCTGGACCCCTCCAATCCGGAGTCCATTCAGGAAGCCCTCTCCGGCGGCGTTTTCCAGCCGGAGCGGACCCCTGCCCAGTCGGCCGCACTGGAGCGCCTCGAAACGGCACTGGCCCTGGTGGAGGGCTGGGTGGATGAAGTCACCGCTGCCGCCACCGTCAACCTTCCGTCCGCGGGCGCCCTGCGGGAAATGATCCGGCGCCGCCGGGCCAGTGGTGGTCCCGCCGAGCACACGTTCTCCTCATTGGTGGGCCTGGAACTGCGGCCGCGCCGGCTCCGTGACGCAGCTGCTCTGTGGTCGCAGCTGCGCGAGGAACGGGGCATCGAAGGGCGCGACGCCGTCTGGGAGCACCCCGACCTCATGCCGACATCCAAGGACCTGGATGATCCGAAGGGCTTCAGCAAGCGCCGCGAACTGCTCGAAGCGTCCGATTCCGACGTCGATGCAGCCCTGACGCGCCTGCTCAACGGTGACTTCGACACCCCTGAGCCGGATGCGGACAGTTCGGATAGCTCCGATAATTCCGACAGCTCCGACACCACCCCCGGCGAGGGGAATGATCCCGGCGATAACGGCAAAGACGACGACGGCGACGCGCCCGAGGGCGGCCGGCCCCAGGCCTGA
- a CDS encoding M48 family metallopeptidase, protein MPSGDLPSSKHRVQRPAAAVPSVTSTGIPIEVRRSAKRRRTVNAAFRDGKAIISIPAHFTHAQEAEWVQRMVVRLEQRTARSPLADPQSAPEELAARAAELSRRYLNGEAQPVSVRWVSNQNSRWGSATPARGTIRLSDKLQGMPGWVVDYVLLHELAHLIEPSHSAAFWRLLASYPQTETAKAYLSGAAFASSRGLEGPMTEDQGADEPPED, encoded by the coding sequence ATGCCTTCAGGAGATCTGCCTAGCTCGAAACACCGCGTCCAACGGCCCGCCGCCGCCGTTCCGTCGGTGACCAGCACCGGTATTCCCATTGAAGTCCGCCGTTCGGCCAAGCGCCGGCGCACGGTGAACGCGGCCTTCCGGGATGGAAAGGCCATCATTTCGATTCCGGCGCACTTCACCCACGCCCAGGAAGCCGAATGGGTCCAGCGCATGGTGGTGCGCCTGGAACAGCGCACGGCCCGCTCCCCGCTCGCGGATCCGCAGTCCGCTCCGGAAGAACTCGCCGCCCGCGCGGCCGAGCTGTCCCGGCGCTACCTCAACGGCGAGGCACAGCCGGTGTCCGTCCGGTGGGTCAGCAACCAGAACTCGCGCTGGGGGTCGGCCACGCCGGCCCGCGGAACCATCCGGCTCTCCGACAAGCTGCAGGGCATGCCCGGATGGGTGGTGGACTACGTGCTGCTCCACGAGCTGGCACATCTGATCGAGCCGTCGCACTCCGCTGCGTTCTGGCGCCTGCTGGCGTCCTACCCGCAGACGGAAACAGCCAAGGCCTACCTCTCGGGCGCGGCCTTTGCCAGCTCCCGCGGCCTGGAAGGCCCCATGACGGAAGACCAGGGAGCCGACGAGCCCCCTGAAGACTAG
- a CDS encoding ThiF family adenylyltransferase has product MRINPGLHVVELSRAARQFGLGPDALVLRGLQDSDLAFLAALRSGLPDGAEAAAASRCSVPAQRARSLTQALAPVLLPCPGPGAPDRSGPSIPGLRSERLAGDSDRLSAAYRLDGSVFMRSRARAAVEVSGLGRIGSLLARTLASAGVGTLVLSDPGVVLPVDIGPGYPLTDLGMGRAQAVKRQIYRLDPTVQVLPNAARTPGLQPAHLDLAVSIGGPPIAGRAPGRPAREHPHLAVTVQETGVDIGPLVVPGLTPCLECLELALAGGDLNWYAAAEALGRGGAEAVPAGEEGAGAVLAAGAAAVQVLAFLDGVVQPTTWSAVLALRAADGHLGLKKLRFHPECGCRLQLQDSPAAS; this is encoded by the coding sequence ATGAGGATCAATCCCGGGCTTCACGTGGTGGAGCTCTCCCGGGCAGCCCGCCAGTTCGGGCTGGGGCCGGACGCCCTGGTGCTGCGCGGACTGCAGGATAGCGATCTGGCGTTCCTCGCGGCGCTGCGCAGCGGGCTGCCCGACGGCGCGGAGGCCGCCGCGGCCAGCCGCTGTTCGGTTCCCGCGCAGCGTGCCAGGTCGCTGACCCAGGCCCTGGCCCCGGTCCTGCTCCCCTGTCCGGGCCCCGGCGCACCGGACCGGTCCGGCCCCTCGATTCCCGGCTTGCGCTCGGAACGGCTGGCCGGGGACAGCGACCGCCTTTCGGCTGCGTACCGGCTGGACGGCTCAGTGTTTATGCGCAGCCGGGCACGTGCCGCAGTGGAGGTCTCCGGGCTGGGGCGGATCGGTTCCCTGCTGGCCCGGACCCTGGCTTCCGCCGGGGTGGGCACCCTGGTCCTGTCCGATCCGGGTGTGGTGCTGCCGGTCGACATTGGTCCCGGCTACCCGCTGACGGACCTGGGCATGGGGCGGGCGCAGGCAGTGAAGCGGCAGATCTACCGGCTCGACCCCACTGTCCAGGTCCTGCCGAACGCCGCCCGGACCCCGGGCCTGCAGCCGGCGCACCTGGACCTGGCGGTCAGCATCGGCGGACCGCCGATAGCAGGACGCGCTCCGGGCAGGCCGGCACGCGAGCACCCCCACCTCGCGGTGACGGTCCAGGAGACGGGCGTGGACATCGGCCCGCTGGTGGTCCCCGGGCTCACCCCCTGCCTCGAGTGCCTGGAGCTGGCGCTGGCCGGCGGCGACCTGAACTGGTACGCCGCAGCCGAAGCCCTCGGCCGGGGCGGGGCCGAAGCAGTGCCGGCCGGGGAGGAAGGCGCCGGCGCCGTACTGGCCGCCGGAGCCGCCGCAGTGCAGGTGCTGGCCTTCCTGGACGGCGTGGTGCAGCCGACCACCTGGTCGGCGGTCCTGGCCCTGCGGGCTGCCGACGGGCACCTCGGCCTGAAAAAGCTGCGCTTTCACCCCGAGTGCGGCTGCCGGCTGCAGCTGCAGGATTCCCCGGCCGCTTCGTAG
- a CDS encoding ATP-dependent DNA helicase UvrD2, with translation MSAETVESRILAGLDDEQREVATSLTGPLCVLAGAGTGKTRAITHRMAYGVHTGVYKPQRVLAVTFTARAAAEMRTRLRDLGAGGVQAKTFHAAALKQLQYFWPQTVGGQMPDLLSHKAQFIAEAARRLRLSTDRAAIRDVAAEIEWAKVSMLTPESYVSAAKDRDAPAGFDHIAISRIFQAYEDVKVDRNVIDFEDVLLITVGILQEDPRVAATVRDQYRHFVVDEYQDVSPLQQRLLDLWLGGRDELCVVGDSSQTIYSFTGATSKHLLGFPSRFPDAPIVKLVRDYRSTPQVVGLANRILAARTAEGERSRFAPPWPKPLELIAQRPAGPEPTFTECADDDAEAASVAERIKALIKEGVQPAEIAILFRTNGQSQAYEQALATAGIGYQLRGGERFFARREVRDAMLQLRSASRSVGNEPVPQLVRDILVSLGYTPEAPDGGGAVREKWESLAALVSLADELHTTRTQDPDSIFTLMDFVAELEERAAAQHAPTVQGVTLASLHSAKGLEWDAVFLVGLSEGLMPISFADTPEAVDEERRLLYVGITRARVHLNLSWSTARTPGGRANRKPSRFLDGLRPQTARDVQRSVAPKAVSRRKASGPAKCRVCGSLLETGAERKVGRCGDCPVTYEESTFEALREWRREAAAEAGVPAFVVFTDATLVAIAEDRPPSLNRLATLPGVGPSKLERYGEAVLQVLAAN, from the coding sequence ATGAGCGCTGAAACCGTCGAATCCCGCATCCTCGCGGGCCTGGATGACGAACAGCGTGAAGTCGCCACCTCCCTGACCGGTCCGCTGTGTGTCCTGGCCGGCGCCGGCACCGGTAAGACCCGGGCCATCACGCACCGGATGGCCTACGGTGTGCACACCGGCGTGTACAAGCCCCAGCGCGTGCTGGCCGTAACCTTCACCGCCCGCGCCGCCGCGGAAATGCGGACCCGCCTTCGGGACCTGGGCGCCGGCGGGGTGCAGGCCAAGACCTTCCACGCGGCAGCGCTGAAGCAGCTGCAGTATTTCTGGCCGCAGACCGTGGGCGGCCAGATGCCTGACCTGCTCAGCCACAAGGCCCAGTTCATCGCCGAGGCCGCCCGCCGGCTGCGGCTGTCCACCGACCGGGCCGCCATCCGCGACGTCGCAGCCGAGATCGAGTGGGCCAAGGTTTCCATGCTCACGCCCGAGAGTTACGTTTCGGCAGCCAAGGACCGGGACGCCCCGGCCGGCTTTGACCACATCGCCATCTCCCGGATTTTCCAGGCCTACGAAGACGTGAAGGTGGACCGCAACGTCATCGACTTCGAGGACGTCCTGCTGATCACCGTGGGGATCCTGCAGGAAGACCCCCGCGTGGCGGCGACCGTGCGGGACCAGTACCGGCACTTCGTGGTGGATGAGTACCAGGATGTTTCCCCGCTGCAGCAGCGGCTCCTGGATTTGTGGCTCGGCGGACGCGACGAGTTGTGCGTGGTGGGCGATTCCAGCCAGACCATCTACTCCTTCACCGGCGCCACCTCCAAGCACCTCCTGGGCTTCCCGTCCCGTTTCCCGGATGCGCCCATCGTCAAGCTGGTCCGCGACTACCGGTCCACTCCGCAGGTGGTGGGCCTGGCCAACCGCATCCTGGCCGCCCGCACCGCCGAGGGCGAGCGCTCGCGGTTCGCCCCGCCCTGGCCCAAACCGCTGGAGCTGATCGCCCAGCGTCCGGCCGGTCCGGAACCCACCTTTACCGAGTGCGCCGACGACGACGCCGAGGCCGCCTCCGTGGCCGAACGCATCAAGGCGCTGATCAAGGAGGGCGTGCAGCCTGCCGAGATTGCCATCCTGTTCCGCACCAACGGGCAGTCCCAGGCGTATGAGCAGGCCCTGGCCACCGCCGGCATCGGCTACCAGCTGCGCGGCGGCGAACGGTTCTTTGCCCGCCGCGAGGTCCGCGACGCGATGCTGCAGCTGCGCTCCGCCTCCCGCTCGGTGGGCAACGAGCCGGTGCCCCAGCTGGTCCGGGACATCCTGGTGTCCCTGGGCTACACCCCGGAGGCACCGGACGGCGGTGGAGCGGTGCGGGAAAAGTGGGAGTCGCTCGCTGCCCTGGTCTCGCTGGCCGATGAACTGCACACCACCCGGACGCAGGATCCGGATTCCATCTTCACGCTGATGGATTTCGTGGCGGAGCTGGAGGAGCGCGCTGCCGCCCAGCATGCTCCCACGGTCCAGGGCGTCACGCTGGCGTCGCTGCACTCGGCCAAGGGCCTGGAGTGGGATGCGGTGTTCCTCGTGGGCCTGAGCGAGGGCCTGATGCCCATCTCCTTCGCGGATACCCCCGAAGCGGTGGATGAGGAGCGGCGGCTGCTGTACGTGGGCATCACCCGTGCCCGCGTCCATCTGAACCTGTCCTGGTCCACGGCGCGCACTCCGGGCGGCCGGGCCAACCGGAAGCCTTCCCGGTTCCTGGACGGCCTGCGCCCGCAGACTGCCCGCGACGTGCAGCGCTCGGTGGCGCCCAAGGCCGTCTCGCGGCGCAAGGCCAGCGGTCCGGCCAAATGCCGGGTCTGCGGATCCCTGCTGGAGACCGGCGCCGAACGCAAGGTGGGGCGCTGCGGGGACTGCCCCGTGACCTACGAGGAAAGCACCTTTGAGGCACTGCGGGAGTGGCGCCGCGAGGCAGCCGCGGAAGCCGGCGTCCCGGCGTTCGTGGTCTTCACCGACGCCACGCTGGTGGCCATCGCCGAAGACCGCCCGCCGTCCCTGAACCGGCTCGCCACGCTGCCCGGCGTGGGGCCGTCCAAGCTTGAGCGCTACGGCGAGGCGGTCCTGCAGGTGCTGGCCGCCAATTAG